One Paraburkholderia caballeronis genomic window, TCGCTGCCCGCACGTCCGTCGCCGAGGTCGAGGAAGGCCGCTCGCTCTCCCCGAAATTCGGCCCGGACGGGCTGATTCCCTGCGTCGTGACCGATGCCGCGCGCGACGACGTGCTGATGGTCGGCTACATGAACCGGGAAGCCCTTGCCCTCACGATCGAGACCGGCATCGCGCACTACTGGAGCCGCAGCCGCGAGACGCTGTGGTCCAAGGGCGCGACGAGCGGTCTGACCCAGCGGGTGGTCGAGATGCGCATCGACGACGACCAGGACGCGCTATGGATCCGCGTCGACGTGGCAGGCAGCGGCGCAAGCTGCCATGTCGGCTACCGCAGCTGCTTTTACCGGGCCGTGGATCTGCCCGAAACCGGCCTGCGCTTTACGGAAAGCGCGAAGACCTTCGATCCGGCCGCCGTGTACGGCGACGCGCCCAATCCCACGCAGCTCTGACGTTTTCCGGGCGTCAGGCCTGGCGTGATAACCGTCACGCGCGGCCGAACCGGACCGGCTGCCCCATCGGATGCCCCAGTACGACGTCTTCGTGCATCACGACATGGCCGCGAACGATCGTGGCTAGCGGCCAGCCGGTCACCCGCATACCGTCGTAGGGCGTCCACCCGCAGACGCTCGCGATCCAGCGGTTCGTGATTTCGCGCGTTGCCTTGAGGTCGACGAGCGTCAGGTCCGCGTCGTAGCCCACGGCGATGCTGCCCTTTCCCGCCATCCCGAACACCCGTGCAGGCGCGGCGCTCGTCAGTTCCACCAGACGCCGCAGCGACAGCCGCCCCCGGCTGACGTGATCGAGCATGACGGGCAGCAGCGTCTGCACGCCCGGCATGCCGCTGGGCGACTGCGGGTACGGACGCGACTTCTCCTCCAGCGTATGCGGGGCGTGGTCGCTGCCGAGCACGTCTACCGTTCCTTCCCGGAGTGCGCGCCACAGCGCCTCGCGATGCCGCGCATCGCGAACCGGCGGATTCATCTGCGCGAGCGTGCCCAACCGTTCATAACATTCGGGCGCGCACAGCGTCAGGTGATGCGGCAGTACCTCGACCGTCACCCGGTTCCGGTGCGAGGCGAGAAACGCCATTTCTTCCGCCGTCGAGACGTGCAGGATATGCAGCGGCCGCCCCGTTTCGGCCGCCATCCCGACCATCCGGCGCGTCGCATTGATCGCGCTGTCCACGTCACGCCAGCGCCCATGGTCGCGCACGTCGCCCGACGCTTCCACAATCGGACGGCGCTCGCGCAGCCTCGCCTCGTCCTCCGCGTGCACGGCTACGCGCCGCCGGCCATGCGCGAGAATCTGCCGCAGCACGGCATCGTCGTCTGCCAGCAGATCGCCGAACGAGCTGCCCATGAAGACCTTGACGCCGGCGCACCCCGGCAGGGTTTCCAGATGGCCGAGTTCGCCGGCGTTGACGGACGAGCCGCCGATATAGAACGCGACATCGCACCATGCCCGCCCCGACGCAGCCGCGATCTTCCGTTCGAGGTCCGCGCGGTGCAGCGTCGTCGGACGGGTGTTCGGCATCTCGAATACGGCCGTCACGCCGCCCAGCACCGCGCCGCGCGTGCCCGCTTCGAGATTCTCCTTGTGTTCGAGGCCCGGCTCGCGGAAATGCACCTGCGTGTCGATCACGCCAGGCAGCACGTGCAGGCCGTCTGCCTCGACAACCTCACTGGCGCTCCAGCCCCGCGCGTCGAGAGACACGATGCGGCCATCCACGCACGCGATGTCCGCCTCCACGCTTCCTTCCGGCGTGACCACGGTGCCGCTCCGCACCAGCAGATCGGCATGGCGCCTGGCTGCGCCCAGTGTCGTCAGCATGCCGGCGCACACGCCGCAGTGCTGGCCAGTTCGTCCAGGATGCCGGTCGCCGCTTCACGGCGCACGGCATCCGAGAAGCCGATCAGCGCGGGCGCGACGCGTCCCATGCGCGGGTTGTACGCATCCCGCCGGAAGCACTGCGCATAGCCAGTAGCAGTCTCATGCACGATGACCGACTGGACGCTGACGTCCGCCTCGCCATTGCGCATCGGCATCGCGCGCATCACCGCATCGATCAGCACGAAGAACACGCGCGACAGCTGCTCGGCGCTGGGCGACACCGGCAGCGCGATCCACCGCTGCGAGTGGCTGCGGCACATTGCGATATAGGCAGGATCGTCGCACTTCCAGAACACGAGCGTGTGATCGAACGCATCGACGATCTCCCGGACTTCTGCCTTGAGCAGGCCGAAGTCGTAGACCATCTGGCCGTGATCGAGCGCATCGGCTTCGAGGATGATCTCCACGCGATACGAATGGCCGTGGATCGACCATGCGCAACGGTGCGACGACGCGTGCCGCACGACATGTGCGCCTTCGAACGAGAACAGTTTGCGGATCAGCATCAGTATTTCCTTACGGTCACAGCTCGTTCGCGATGCGGCGGTATCCCTGAACGAGCCTCACATTGGTCTGCGCAACGTCCTCGGAGAACTCCGATGCGCTGGCGGTCACCTTCGGGATCGCCGACAGGTCCGTGCCCGGTCCGATGCGCTGGGTCGACGGCACGTAGAAGCCCGCGGGAAGGTTGCAGCCGTCGACCACCGCGTTGTGGCGCACGACGCAGCCTTCGCCGACCGTGCAGTTGAACAGCACGCTGTTGAAGCCGATGAATACGCGGTCGCCGACCTTGCAGGGACCGTGCACGATGGCGCGATGGGCGACGGACGTATGGCAGCCGATCGTGACCGCCGCGCCCGACTTCGAATGAATCACGACGCCATCCTGGATGTTCGAGTGCGCACCGATATGGATCGGCTCGATGCCGCCCTGCGCGTCCGTCTCGTCCGCCCGGATGACCGCATACGGGCCGATGAACACGTTCTCCGCGACGATCACCCGTCCGCAGAGGATGGCAGTCGGATCGACAAACGCGCTTTCATGGACGACCGGC contains:
- the hisI gene encoding phosphoribosyl-AMP cyclohydrolase — translated: MTALLPFAARTSVAEVEEGRSLSPKFGPDGLIPCVVTDAARDDVLMVGYMNREALALTIETGIAHYWSRSRETLWSKGATSGLTQRVVEMRIDDDQDALWIRVDVAGSGASCHVGYRSCFYRAVDLPETGLRFTESAKTFDPAAVYGDAPNPTQL
- a CDS encoding 6-pyruvoyl trahydropterin synthase family protein, with translation MLIRKLFSFEGAHVVRHASSHRCAWSIHGHSYRVEIILEADALDHGQMVYDFGLLKAEVREIVDAFDHTLVFWKCDDPAYIAMCRSHSQRWIALPVSPSAEQLSRVFFVLIDAVMRAMPMRNGEADVSVQSVIVHETATGYAQCFRRDAYNPRMGRVAPALIGFSDAVRREAATGILDELASTAACAPAC
- a CDS encoding gamma carbonic anhydrase family protein; the protein is MIRKNPRGDLPVVHESAFVDPTAILCGRVIVAENVFIGPYAVIRADETDAQGGIEPIHIGAHSNIQDGVVIHSKSGAAVTIGCHTSVAHRAIVHGPCKVGDRVFIGFNSVLFNCTVGEGCVVRHNAVVDGCNLPAGFYVPSTQRIGPGTDLSAIPKVTASASEFSEDVAQTNVRLVQGYRRIANEL
- a CDS encoding dihydroorotase, with protein sequence MLTTLGAARRHADLLVRSGTVVTPEGSVEADIACVDGRIVSLDARGWSASEVVEADGLHVLPGVIDTQVHFREPGLEHKENLEAGTRGAVLGGVTAVFEMPNTRPTTLHRADLERKIAAASGRAWCDVAFYIGGSSVNAGELGHLETLPGCAGVKVFMGSSFGDLLADDDAVLRQILAHGRRRVAVHAEDEARLRERRPIVEASGDVRDHGRWRDVDSAINATRRMVGMAAETGRPLHILHVSTAEEMAFLASHRNRVTVEVLPHHLTLCAPECYERLGTLAQMNPPVRDARHREALWRALREGTVDVLGSDHAPHTLEEKSRPYPQSPSGMPGVQTLLPVMLDHVSRGRLSLRRLVELTSAAPARVFGMAGKGSIAVGYDADLTLVDLKATREITNRWIASVCGWTPYDGMRVTGWPLATIVRGHVVMHEDVVLGHPMGQPVRFGRA